From uncultured Roseateles sp., the proteins below share one genomic window:
- a CDS encoding helix-turn-helix transcriptional regulator — MDVAPQIPRVAMLLADPARAAMLWTLIDGTTRPAGELAFAANVSAQSASAHLAKLVAGGLLVAEAVGRHRYFRIASAEAAHLVESLASFGAANRPRTPRAPALVRTMSSQFLQARTCYDHLAGETAVQVLQAMLKARWLRADGAEFKPTPLGSERLTALGVDLCHDCKGRRAFARGCVDLTQRRPHLAGALGAGLLAFYVREGWVLRTPRSRTVSITPKGQLAFARMLEMS; from the coding sequence ATGGACGTCGCGCCGCAGATCCCCCGCGTTGCCATGCTGCTGGCCGATCCCGCCCGCGCGGCGATGCTGTGGACGCTGATTGATGGCACCACCCGTCCGGCCGGTGAACTGGCGTTCGCGGCCAATGTGTCGGCGCAGTCGGCGAGTGCCCATCTGGCCAAGCTGGTGGCCGGCGGGCTGTTGGTGGCCGAGGCGGTGGGGCGCCACCGCTACTTCCGCATTGCCAGCGCCGAGGCCGCTCACCTGGTGGAGAGCCTGGCCTCGTTCGGTGCCGCCAATCGCCCGCGCACGCCACGCGCGCCGGCACTGGTGCGCACCATGTCGAGCCAATTCCTGCAAGCCCGCACCTGCTATGACCATCTTGCCGGTGAAACCGCGGTGCAGGTGCTGCAGGCGATGCTGAAGGCGCGCTGGCTGCGGGCGGACGGAGCCGAGTTCAAACCCACGCCGCTGGGCAGTGAGCGCTTGACGGCGCTGGGCGTCGACCTGTGCCACGACTGCAAGGGGCGGCGCGCGTTTGCGCGAGGCTGTGTGGACCTGACCCAGCGCCGCCCGCATCTGGCCGGCGCACTGGGCGCGGGCTTGCTGGCCTTCTATGTGCGCGAGGGCTGGGTGTTGCGCACGCCGCGTTCGCGCACGGTGAGCATCACGCCCAAGGGGCAGCTGGCGTTCGCCCGCATGCTCGAGATGTCCTGA
- a CDS encoding Rid family hydrolase, with protein MNPKHNIGVASQIGHYSDAVAIPANARWLLSSGTPGLGLDGQLPDGIAAQAEQAWQHIVSMLESAGMTVDDLVKTTHYLTRESDIAAYAQVRKRFMGTARPASMLAVIPALVRPGFLVEIEVVAAKAEA; from the coding sequence ATGAACCCGAAACACAATATTGGCGTGGCCAGCCAGATCGGCCACTACAGCGACGCCGTGGCGATACCTGCCAATGCCCGCTGGCTGCTGAGCTCGGGCACCCCCGGCCTGGGCCTGGACGGCCAGCTGCCCGACGGCATTGCCGCCCAGGCCGAGCAGGCCTGGCAGCACATCGTCTCGATGCTGGAAAGCGCCGGCATGACCGTGGATGACCTGGTGAAAACCACGCACTACCTGACACGGGAATCCGACATTGCCGCATACGCGCAGGTGCGCAAACGCTTCATGGGCACCGCGCGACCGGCCTCGATGCTGGCGGTCATTCCGGCCCTGGTGCGCCCGGGGTTTCTGGTGGAAATCGAGGTGGTCGCCGCGAAGGCCGAGGCCTGA
- the modB gene encoding molybdate ABC transporter permease subunit yields MPADFDWFPLLLSIKVAGVATLLALLLGMALGWLFAKQRFPGRRVLEAMLMLPLVLPPTVIGYGILVATGRRSALGGWLREHFDYTLIFSWHGAVVASALVALPLVMMSAKAAFAGVDPAMEAAARTLRQSPWGVFVRVTLPLAWPGILAGTLLAFARAMGEFGASLMVAGSIPKQTQTLSMAIYDAVQAGHNDTAQVLVLVTSVLSVTVLVAANRLFSRS; encoded by the coding sequence ATTCCGGCTGACTTCGACTGGTTTCCGCTGCTGCTTTCGATCAAGGTGGCCGGCGTGGCCACCCTGCTGGCGCTGCTGCTGGGCATGGCCCTGGGCTGGCTGTTTGCCAAGCAGCGCTTCCCCGGCCGGCGCGTGCTGGAGGCAATGCTGATGCTGCCCCTGGTGCTGCCGCCGACGGTGATCGGCTACGGCATCCTGGTCGCGACGGGCCGGCGCAGTGCGCTGGGCGGCTGGCTGCGCGAGCATTTCGACTACACCCTCATCTTCAGCTGGCATGGTGCCGTGGTCGCCTCGGCCCTGGTGGCCTTGCCGCTGGTGATGATGTCGGCCAAGGCGGCGTTTGCCGGGGTCGACCCTGCGATGGAGGCCGCGGCGCGCACCTTGAGGCAGTCGCCCTGGGGCGTGTTCGTGCGCGTCACCCTGCCGCTGGCCTGGCCCGGGATTCTGGCCGGCACCCTGCTGGCCTTCGCCCGGGCGATGGGCGAGTTCGGCGCCTCGCTGATGGTGGCCGGCTCGATTCCGAAGCAGACCCAGACCCTGTCGATGGCGATTTACGACGCCGTCCAGGCCGGACACAACGACACCGCGCAAGTGCTGGTGCTGGTGACCTCGGTGCTGTCGGTGACCGTGCTGGTGGCAGCCAACCGGCTTTTTTCACGATCTTGA
- the modA gene encoding molybdate ABC transporter substrate-binding protein, with protein MTFFNQRLSQLLLAALLALPLAARAQQLTVSAAASLTEAFKEIGRQFEAAQPGVTLRYNFAASGVLLQQIGQGAPVDVFASADQETMNRAAEQRLIDTGTRRDFATNSVVLVAPAQDGAPIKTLADLGSAPVKRIAIGKPASVPVGRYTQQLLESAGLWTSLTPKFVQADSVRQVLDYVARGEAEAGFVYRTDTAVMADKVKVVLTAEGHAPVRYPVAVVADGKQKALAQAFTTYLGTPAAQAVLTRHGFGKP; from the coding sequence ATGACGTTCTTCAACCAACGCCTGTCTCAGCTGTTGCTGGCCGCCCTGCTGGCACTGCCGCTGGCGGCCAGGGCCCAGCAGCTGACCGTCTCCGCCGCTGCCAGCCTGACCGAGGCCTTCAAGGAGATCGGCAGGCAGTTCGAGGCCGCGCAGCCCGGCGTGACCCTGCGCTACAACTTCGCCGCCTCGGGGGTGCTGCTGCAGCAGATCGGCCAGGGCGCGCCGGTCGATGTGTTCGCCAGCGCCGACCAGGAGACGATGAATCGCGCCGCCGAGCAGCGCCTGATCGATACCGGCACGCGCCGCGACTTTGCCACCAACAGCGTCGTGCTGGTCGCGCCCGCCCAGGATGGTGCGCCGATCAAGACGCTGGCCGATCTGGGCAGCGCGCCGGTCAAGCGCATCGCCATCGGCAAGCCTGCCTCCGTGCCGGTGGGCCGCTACACCCAGCAACTGCTTGAAAGCGCCGGATTGTGGACGTCGCTGACGCCCAAGTTCGTGCAGGCCGACAGCGTGCGCCAGGTGCTGGACTATGTCGCGCGCGGCGAGGCCGAGGCCGGTTTTGTGTACCGCACCGACACGGCGGTGATGGCCGACAAGGTCAAGGTCGTGCTCACCGCCGAAGGCCATGCGCCGGTGCGCTATCCGGTGGCCGTGGTGGCCGACGGCAAGCAAAAGGCACTGGCCCAGGCCTTCACTACCTATCTGGGCACGCCGGCCGCGCAGGCGGTGCTGACCCGCCATGGCTTCGGCAAGCCCTGA
- a CDS encoding ATP-binding cassette domain-containing protein → MIDIDLRLTVREGKRQFDLATTLVSDAPVVALYGPSGAGKSLTLQAMAGLQRPQAGHVHIAGRTLFDTRAGIDLPTSRRELGYLFQHYALFPHLSVRDNIGFALRPWWRHGVSAAGRARVDELLAMFELGEMADSRPVALSGGQQQRVALARALACRPRALLLDEPFAALNPMLRGALRDELAQLRRRLDIPMVMITHDLDDLAALADHVFELDQGQVVREIDLRKGSSRAHALRALQPAALPEAQRQRRQWLDTLFVSRRSPE, encoded by the coding sequence ATGATAGACATTGACCTGCGCCTGACCGTCCGCGAGGGCAAGCGCCAGTTCGATCTGGCCACCACGCTGGTGTCGGACGCACCCGTGGTCGCGCTGTACGGCCCCTCGGGTGCCGGCAAGTCGCTGACCCTGCAGGCCATGGCCGGGCTGCAGCGACCGCAGGCCGGCCATGTGCACATTGCCGGCCGCACCCTGTTCGACACGCGGGCCGGCATCGACCTGCCCACCTCCCGGCGCGAGCTGGGCTATCTGTTCCAGCACTACGCGCTGTTCCCGCACCTGAGCGTGCGCGACAACATCGGCTTTGCGCTGCGGCCCTGGTGGCGGCATGGCGTGTCGGCTGCCGGCCGGGCCCGGGTGGATGAGCTGCTGGCGATGTTCGAGCTTGGCGAGATGGCCGACAGCCGGCCGGTCGCGCTGTCCGGCGGCCAGCAACAGCGTGTGGCACTGGCCCGGGCGCTGGCCTGCCGGCCCAGGGCGCTGCTGCTGGACGAGCCCTTTGCCGCGCTGAATCCGATGCTGCGTGGTGCGCTGCGCGACGAGCTGGCCCAGCTGCGCCGCCGGCTGGACATTCCGATGGTGATGATCACCCACGACCTCGACGATCTGGCGGCGCTGGCCGACCATGTGTTCGAGCTGGACCAGGGCCAGGTCGTGCGCGAGATCGATCTGCGCAAGGGCAGCTCACGGGCCCACGCCCTGCGCGCCCTGCAGCCGGCCGCGCTGCCCGAGGCGCAGCGGCAGCGTCGACAGTGGCTGGACACGCTTTTTGTCAGTCGAAGGTCGCCAGAATGA